From one Mustela nigripes isolate SB6536 chromosome 16, MUSNIG.SB6536, whole genome shotgun sequence genomic stretch:
- the LOC132004210 gene encoding uncharacterized protein LOC132004210: MSSPSHTPNPSPTQSPSQSRSNHVVPSNQQANSSSAAAAPSPSPTRGSSSRPPSHPVTPTASQPSSRASSLTPSPHIQHVPRGSSQNPTPPTSKSPSQSGLKSLSRNSSQTPPVPIPRSPSRSPATSASYIGPIRGVPSYIAPYAPRFLKEPPFFQPPTAPLPQNQCFPCSFPCPAREPPPLPDSLYFPLLPPPPHHPRVNCSFPTPPSLFTPPSSLTYTPPTEVLVSGKPHVVPTVLPATFYTPFSRYYAQPRPYRTHRRRPSAFPLAPLPSLPYDGPGRSVHFFRGS, encoded by the coding sequence ATGAGCTCCCCCTCCCATACCCCCAATCCGTCCCCTACCCAGTCCCCCTCCCAGTCCCGGTCCAACCACGTGGTCCCGTCCAACCAGCAGGCCAACTCCAGCTCTGCTGCCGCAGCCCCCTCCCCGTCCCCCACCCGGGGCTCTTCCTCCCGGCCCCCCTCTCACCCTGTCACCCCCACTGCCTCACAGCCCTCCTCCCGGGCTTCGTCCCTAACCCCCAGCCCTCATATCCAACATGTGCCCCGAGGGTCTTCCCAAAACCCCACGCCCCCCACCTCCAAATCTCCTTCCCAGTCTGGCTTGAAATCCCTCTCCCGAAACTCTTCGCAGACTCCTCCCGTGCCCATCCCGCGGTCCCCTTCCCGCAGCCCCGCCACCTCAGCCTCCTACATCGGGCCCATTCGGGGCGTCCCCTCCTACATCGCCCCCTACGCGCCCCGCTTCCTGAAGGAACCCCCCTTCTTCCAGCCCCCCACCGCACCCCTGCCCCAGAACCAGTgcttcccctgctccttcccctgcccggCCCGGGAGCCCCCTCCTCTGCCGGACTCTCTCTACTTCCCCCTGCTCCCGccgcctccccaccacccccgggTCAACTGCTCCTTCCCGACCCCTCCGTCCCTGTTCACGCCGCCCTCCTCGCTCACCTACACGCCGCCCACCGAGGTTCTGGTGAGCGGGAAGCCGCACGTGGTGCCCACGGTGCTGCCGGCCACCTTCTACACGCCCTTCTCCCGCTACTACGCCCAGCCCCGCCCATACCGCACGCACCGCCGCAGGCCCAGCGCCTTTCCCCTCGCCCCGCTCCCCAGCCTGCCCTACGACGGCCCGGGCCGCTCTGTCCACTTCTTTCGTGGGTCCTAG